CTGCGCTTCGTCATCGGCATCGGCCAGGCTCAGCCCCGGCACCTGCCCGATCAGATTGTGGCCATCGACAAGCAGCGGCATGGATCTCGCCTCGATTCGCGCACCAGGGTGCGGCCTGCGCCACGCCCGGCTGGGTGGCATTATAGCCCATGCCGCGCATAGCAGCCATAGTTCGCAGCCGCGAAGGTGTTCACTGTTGGGATACAGGGACGCAGACAAACGCGGACAGCGTACGCTACGTCCGCATTCGTCCGTGCTCGTCCGCGTCCCAACCCCGTACGTCTGAACAGGTACGCAGCCGCTTGTAAAAAATGTAAGCTATGTGCCAGACCTATTGACAAATCGCGTGCGCCGGTGTATCATGCCAATCACATTAGTCACTTGAGCGAGTAATTCGAATAAATCACTAAGCGTAGAGGAAGCCCATGTCGCCAGCGCTCGCATCCGACTTTCTTACGCGCCCGCGCGCTACCGAGATCGCGGTGGCGCTCGAGCCGGCCCACAATGTGCTGACCAGCATGCTGCTGATCAGCATGGTCGATCAGCTATCCGGGCTAGGCGACTGGGTGAACCGCACGGCGGCGCGCATGTCGGCTGCCGATCTGCAGCGCAACCGGCTGATCTTCGAGGGCCTGTACTTCGCGGTGCTGCCCGACCGGCGTTGGCCCAGTTTTACGGCCTACCTCGAGGATCTCGAGCACGCGCACCCGGCTGTGCTACGCGATCGGCTGCTGCGCCAGATCACGCGCCCCAACGCTTCGGATAAGCCTGGCTATGCCGAGCGCGCGCGGCCCGAGGCACTGCTCGCCGATGTCGAGAACTACCTCGATTTTCTGCGCACCTATATGTGCGCGATCGACGAGCCGATCGAGCGCGAGACCCACGCACTGCTGAACGACCTGCCGGCGATGCAGCGGCTGATCGTGACGCACCTGCGCGAGCTGTGGCAGGGCGGCCTGGCCGCCGAGTGGGAGCGCGTGGTGCCTATGCTGCACGACGCGGTCGGCGCCTTTCAGCAGATCGACTTCAGCCGCAAGACCGGCGCCGAGGCCATGCAGCTGGTGCTCGGCCGCGAGCCCGACGAGAAATGGCAGCGGCTCGTGGGCGAGGCCCGCCAGGTTATCTTCGTGCCGTCGGCGCACATCGGCCCCTACCTACGCAAATGCATGGCCGACCAGACGATCTGGGTGGTCTTTGGCGCACGCCAGCCCGAAAGCGTGCCGGCCGGCGGCTCGGCGCTTAGCCGCTCCGATCTGCTGGTGCGGCTCGGCGCGCTGACCGACGATACGCGCCTGCGCATCCTGGCGCTGCTAAGCCAGCACGACGAGCTGTGCGCCCAGGATATTATGACCATGCTCGACCTGACGCAGTCGGCTACGTCGCGCCACCTGCGCCAGCTCAGCGCCAGCGGCTATATCACCGAGCGCCGCCGCGATATCGCCAAGTGCTACGCGCTCAACCGCGAGCGCATCGGCGACACATTCCAGGCGTTGGAGCGCTTCCTGGCCCAGCCCAGCAGCTGATCACCGTTCACCCGGCCCCAATCTACAGGGTAACCGCTGGCTTTGCCGTGCGCGCAGGTTGCCCATCCGATCAGCCCGCGCGTTCGCGCAGGCCCATTCGCGCATGCCTTCAAGCGAAAGGAGCTAGTTATGGCAACCACCACCCAGCCCAATCTGTTCAAACTCATGGGGCCAGCCATTCAGGCGCTGGCGCACTGTTATAACGAGCCACTGCAGCAGGCGATCGAGCAGAGCGGGCTCACGACCACCAGCTGGAATATGCTGCTACAGGTGCAGGGCGCCGAGCCTGGCGCACTGACGCTCGATATGCTCGCGCGGAAAAGGCCCTACCTCGAGCGCGCGCGGCTGGCCGCACAGCTAACCACCGCCACCGAGCATGGGCTACTGGCCGAGCGGCCGGCCGAGGCCTACCAGCTCACCGAACGCGGCCGCACAGCGCTCACTAACACGTTCGACGCAGTCCACGCCGCGCTGCAGCCCTACCAGCCCCTGCCCGAGGCCACGCTCGAGCGCGCCGCCGAGCTGCTGCTGCGGCTAGTCGAGGCCACCGTCGCCGCGCCCGAACCGGCCGACAAGCAGGATCTGCTGAGCAGCCGCCGCACCGACCCCGGCCCGCAATCGTCGGCGGCGGCACGGATCGACCAGTACCTGACCGACCTGCTGGCCTTTCGCGACGATGCGCATCGGGCTGCCTGGCAGCCGATCACCAGCGATGGCCCGGCCTGGGAGATCTTTACCCGCATCTGGCGCGGCGAGGCCAATACACTCGCGGCCCTGCAGCAGCAACTGGCCCGCCGCGAGCACAGCCCCGGCAGCTTCGAGCGCGCCCTGCACGATCTGGCGGCGCGTGGCTGGATCAGCGGCGATGGAACTACATACCAGCCCAGCCAGGCCGGGCGCGCACTGCGCGAGCAGGCCGAAGAGCTGACCGATCGCTACTTCTATACGGCCTGGAACGTGTTGGGCGAAACCGAGATCGACGAACTACACGAGCTGCTAAGCCGGCTGCGCGACAGCGCGCCGCCAGCTGCCAGCGGCTGAAAGGAACACAAGCCCATGCCAACCTGGATTGACGAGCAAGCCGCCCTTGCGCGGCACGACGATATGCGCCGCCGGGCCGCGCAGCTGGCCAATGCCCGGATCGTGATCGCCGCACGCGGCCCAACGGTACGCTTCTACGCGCCAGTGCTGGCGCGACTCGGCCGGCGGCTGGCGATCTGGGGCCTGAGCCTGGAACGGCGCTACCACCCGGTGTTGGAGCCATCCATAGCCTGCAACTGCGGCCGTGTGCAATCAAGGTAGCCCACTGAAACAGCCATGGTAGCTACGGGGTGCGCGGGCAATGCCCGCGCACCCCGCTTTGCGCACACAATCGCAACATCGTACGCGCACCAGGCGTCTTATTGGCAATGCCGGCGCGGCCATGTGGCGCGCACTATGGTTCTACAAGCGACGTTTGTACACCCCCCGTGAATCGTGGGGCATGCGATCCCTAAACTCCCACCAGCGATATTTCCAGAGGAGCAGGAGCTATGAGCAACCCAGAGACATACGAGCGCACGCCCCACCCGGTGCCGGCGGCCCCGCCTGGTGGTACTGCCGCCGCGCCGGCCGCGCTGCTGCCGAACGAAGAATACTACCGTACCCCGCCTACCCAGCGCCCACGCACGCGAAGCGCCGGCCTCGGCGTGGCGCTGGTGATCGTGGGCCTTGTGCTCCTGGCATTCCAGCTGGCCGGCCGCAGCTTCAGTATCGGCGGCGGCGGCAGCTACACCCTGGCCAACCAGCAGCTCTCGGGCAATCGGATCGAGCTGCTGACCGCTGCGTCCGACGTTGATGTGCAGAGCTGGAACGGCACCCAGATCAAGATCGAGGCTACCCAGCAGGGCGGCGCGCGCGGCGACTACGATGTCGATATCAGCACCAGCGGCGGAACCGTGCGCGTAGTCGAAACCAGCCACACCGCGTTCTGCTTCTTCTGCGGGCGCGATGTCCGGTATCGCATCTCGGTGCCGCAGGGCGCCCAGGCCGATATCAAGACCACCAGCGGCGATATTGTGATCGACGGCCTGAACGGCGCAGTCGCGCTGGCGACGGTCAGCGGCGATGTGCGCGCCGAAGCGCTGCACGGCGGCCTGAGCGTCAGCACGACCAGCGGCGACGTGCGGCTGAATGATCTCGCCGGCACGCTCAACGCCACGACGATCAGCGGCGATGTACACCTGGACGATGGCCAGGTCGAGGGTGCGACGATCAACAGCACCAGCGGTGCAGTCGAGATCGCCGGCGTCGGTGGGCAGCTCCAGATCGGCACAGTCTCGGGCGACATCACCGTGCGCGACGCGCACAACGGCCAGCTCAGCCTGGCAACTACCAGCGGCAGCATCGAGTACGAGGGCGATCTAGCCAGCAGCGGCAACAACGAGATCAATACGATCTCGGGCGATGTGCAGCTACAGCTGCCGGACGACAGCAGCTTCCGCCTCGACGCCAGCTCGGTCAGCGGCGAGGTCAACACCAGCTTCCAGCTTAGCGAGGCCGAGAATGGCCGCAATAGCCTGAAGGGCGTGGTGGGGAGCGGCGCTGCAACCCTGACGGTGGGCACTACCAGCGGCGAGATTACGATCGAGTC
The sequence above is drawn from the Candidatus Kouleothrix ribensis genome and encodes:
- a CDS encoding winged helix-turn-helix transcriptional regulator, which gives rise to MSPALASDFLTRPRATEIAVALEPAHNVLTSMLLISMVDQLSGLGDWVNRTAARMSAADLQRNRLIFEGLYFAVLPDRRWPSFTAYLEDLEHAHPAVLRDRLLRQITRPNASDKPGYAERARPEALLADVENYLDFLRTYMCAIDEPIERETHALLNDLPAMQRLIVTHLRELWQGGLAAEWERVVPMLHDAVGAFQQIDFSRKTGAEAMQLVLGREPDEKWQRLVGEARQVIFVPSAHIGPYLRKCMADQTIWVVFGARQPESVPAGGSALSRSDLLVRLGALTDDTRLRILALLSQHDELCAQDIMTMLDLTQSATSRHLRQLSASGYITERRRDIAKCYALNRERIGDTFQALERFLAQPSS
- a CDS encoding DUF4097 family beta strand repeat protein; this translates as MSNPETYERTPHPVPAAPPGGTAAAPAALLPNEEYYRTPPTQRPRTRSAGLGVALVIVGLVLLAFQLAGRSFSIGGGGSYTLANQQLSGNRIELLTAASDVDVQSWNGTQIKIEATQQGGARGDYDVDISTSGGTVRVVETSHTAFCFFCGRDVRYRISVPQGAQADIKTTSGDIVIDGLNGAVALATVSGDVRAEALHGGLSVSTTSGDVRLNDLAGTLNATTISGDVHLDDGQVEGATINSTSGAVEIAGVGGQLQIGTVSGDITVRDAHNGQLSLATTSGSIEYEGDLASSGNNEINTISGDVQLQLPDDSSFRLDASSVSGEVNTSFQLSEAENGRNSLKGVVGSGAATLTVGTTSGEITIESR